A single genomic interval of uncultured Desulfobacter sp. harbors:
- a CDS encoding TerB family tellurite resistance protein, with protein sequence MSWLGKVIGGTIGLALGGPLGAVAGAAFGHAFVDKREDEYLRSIPGNKRPGLSSNEEAQLVFFTAAFSMLAKISKADGRISEEEIKVVDRFMVNDLQLDEAARETAKNIFRNAVTSSQTFEDFAWQFYSVFKYQANIIELMMDMLLRVSSADGNISDGEEQMLLSASRIFRFSQSEYNRLKSRYVKKSDPYYAVLKCDQNASNPIPIIQAKGLPEEFVKFASDKFTEIQDAYEHIRKIRGF encoded by the coding sequence ATGAGTTGGCTTGGAAAAGTGATTGGTGGTACCATAGGACTGGCCTTGGGCGGTCCCTTGGGTGCTGTGGCTGGGGCTGCATTTGGCCACGCTTTTGTGGACAAAAGAGAGGATGAATATTTACGTTCCATTCCGGGCAATAAACGGCCGGGTTTGTCTTCTAATGAGGAGGCCCAGCTTGTTTTTTTTACTGCGGCGTTTTCCATGCTGGCTAAAATCAGCAAAGCAGACGGCCGGATTAGTGAAGAGGAGATAAAAGTAGTTGACCGTTTTATGGTTAATGATCTTCAACTTGATGAAGCGGCCCGTGAAACGGCCAAAAATATTTTCAGAAATGCCGTGACATCTTCCCAGACCTTTGAAGATTTTGCCTGGCAATTTTATTCAGTATTCAAATACCAGGCAAATATCATTGAGTTGATGATGGATATGCTGCTCAGGGTATCCTCGGCTGACGGCAATATCTCCGATGGTGAGGAGCAGATGTTGTTGTCCGCTTCCCGGATTTTCAGATTTTCCCAGTCAGAGTATAACCGGCTTAAATCCAGGTATGTGAAAAAATCCGATCCCTATTATGCGGTCCTTAAGTGCGATCAAAATGCGAGTAATCCGATCCCTATTATCCAAGCCAAAGGACTGCCCGAAGAATTTGTCAAGTTTGCTTCGGATAAATTTACTGAAATCCAGGACGCTTACGAGCACATTAGAAAAATCCGGGGATTCTGA
- the dnaE gene encoding DNA polymerase III subunit alpha codes for MTDNPTDNQDIPFYHLHLHSEYSLLDGAIRLNDLMTRCTEYGMDAVSITDHGTMFGVAEFYEKAQKAGIKPILGCEVYVAPRTLNDRTPLDRKGLSHLVLLAKDKEGYTNLCKMVSVAQLKGFYFKPRIDKALLAEHAKGLVGLSACLKGDIPQAILAGNQAKADELARFYLDTLGEGNFFLEVQENGMEIQRRLNNGLLDMSKRLSIPMVATNDCHYLSNGDAKAHEILLCIQTGDTFDNADRFKFDSDQLYFKSRQEMADSLGHFPDAIANTKLIADMCEVDFGKKTYHFPRYDLGDGLSEDELFEKLAMEGFEDRLAKIKAKNPDIDEQVYRERIKYEIDIILKMGFPGYFLIVADFIDHARKIGVPVGPGRGSAAGSMVAYAMGITALDPIAHGLIFERFLNPARISMPDIDVDFCIEGREQVYDYTVKRYGGPEYVCQIITFGKLKAKAVIRDVGRALGVPLSEVDEVAKMIPDNAKNLKKALEEVPAIKDKCRETEVKTQMLDVAMLLEGLPRHASTHAAGVVVSDKPLCEYLPLFKGKDGETITQFDMNFTEKQGLVKFDFLGLRNLTVIKNCIALIEKQGKTPPDLLHLDYSDPKTFELLQNSDTTGVFQLESSGMKELISRLKPASFSDIVALVALYRPGPLDSGMADHYVERKHGREPVEYLFSELEPVLEETYGVILYQEQVMKIAGVLANYSMAQADGLRKAMGKKIAAMMEEHRALFMKGAQENGHDPKKAEELFDLMEKFGGYGFNKSHSAAYALIAFQTAFLKAHFPVEFIAALMTSERSNSDAVLKYMDECKGHNIKVLPPDVNQSDAFFNVDNNCIRFGLAAVKGVGEAAIESIVQNREKEGAYTSLYNFCERVNLSKANKKVLEALIKCGALDTTGDKRAQMMAVLEDALDHGARIQKEKADAQLDLFADSGVGICLPSSIPRMPDMDEWEGKVLLELEKEALGFYITGHPMDDYADIIRKFASVNTVSLQDVKDEKMVRIAGDLKVQKIHKTKKGDLMAFCNIEDQYSTVELVVFPNLYARTHTFLSQEQVVIVEAEVQKRENTVKLIGEAIVPVTQAETLWAAGIVMQLDAQHHETNVLDQLKPVIERYPGNCVSLLNIHIDSEHPDVMVKLSDEYKSDACPGFFKEIETILGAGTIETRCAPVKDKVKKKKRWPRKQLT; via the coding sequence ATGACTGATAATCCGACCGATAATCAGGATATACCATTTTATCACCTGCATCTCCACTCCGAGTACTCCCTGCTTGACGGGGCCATCCGGCTGAACGACCTGATGACAAGATGTACGGAATATGGCATGGATGCCGTGTCTATTACAGACCACGGCACCATGTTCGGTGTGGCCGAGTTTTATGAAAAAGCCCAAAAAGCAGGAATTAAACCCATACTGGGCTGTGAAGTCTATGTGGCGCCCAGAACTTTAAATGACCGGACCCCGCTGGATCGAAAAGGATTAAGTCATCTGGTGCTTTTAGCCAAGGACAAAGAGGGGTACACCAATCTTTGCAAGATGGTTTCCGTGGCCCAGCTCAAGGGGTTTTATTTTAAGCCCAGAATCGACAAAGCGCTTCTGGCTGAACATGCCAAGGGCCTTGTGGGACTTTCCGCCTGCCTGAAAGGGGATATTCCCCAGGCCATTCTGGCAGGGAACCAGGCAAAAGCAGATGAGTTGGCACGGTTTTATCTTGATACTTTGGGTGAGGGAAATTTTTTCCTCGAAGTCCAGGAAAACGGCATGGAGATCCAGCGCCGTTTGAACAATGGTCTACTGGACATGAGCAAGCGCCTTTCCATTCCCATGGTGGCCACCAATGACTGCCATTACCTGTCCAACGGCGATGCCAAAGCCCATGAAATTCTTTTGTGCATCCAGACCGGCGATACTTTTGATAATGCCGACCGTTTTAAATTTGATTCGGACCAGCTCTATTTTAAATCCAGACAGGAGATGGCCGATTCCCTTGGCCATTTTCCCGATGCCATTGCCAACACAAAGCTGATCGCAGATATGTGCGAGGTGGATTTCGGCAAGAAAACCTATCATTTCCCCCGGTATGACCTTGGCGATGGACTGTCCGAGGACGAACTGTTTGAAAAACTTGCCATGGAAGGCTTTGAAGATCGCCTTGCCAAAATTAAGGCAAAGAATCCAGATATTGATGAACAGGTTTACAGGGAGCGGATTAAGTACGAGATTGACATTATCCTTAAAATGGGATTTCCCGGCTATTTTCTCATTGTGGCCGACTTTATCGACCATGCACGAAAAATAGGGGTGCCGGTGGGGCCGGGCAGGGGGTCTGCGGCCGGTTCCATGGTGGCCTACGCCATGGGGATTACAGCCCTTGATCCCATTGCGCACGGGTTGATTTTTGAACGGTTTTTAAACCCGGCCCGTATATCCATGCCTGATATTGACGTGGATTTCTGCATTGAGGGCAGAGAACAAGTCTATGATTATACGGTTAAGCGTTACGGCGGACCGGAATATGTATGCCAGATTATCACCTTTGGAAAACTGAAAGCCAAGGCCGTTATCCGGGATGTGGGAAGGGCCTTGGGCGTTCCCCTTTCCGAAGTGGACGAAGTGGCCAAGATGATCCCTGACAATGCCAAAAATCTGAAAAAAGCATTGGAAGAGGTGCCGGCCATTAAGGATAAATGCCGGGAAACAGAGGTCAAAACCCAGATGCTGGACGTTGCCATGCTGCTCGAAGGGCTGCCCCGGCACGCATCTACCCATGCCGCAGGTGTTGTGGTTTCAGATAAACCCCTGTGTGAATATCTGCCGCTGTTCAAGGGCAAAGATGGTGAAACCATTACCCAGTTTGACATGAACTTTACTGAAAAACAGGGTCTGGTTAAATTTGATTTTTTAGGGCTGCGCAACCTGACCGTTATTAAAAATTGTATTGCCTTGATCGAAAAACAGGGCAAGACGCCGCCGGATCTTCTGCACCTTGATTATTCAGACCCAAAAACCTTTGAACTTTTGCAAAATTCCGATACCACCGGCGTGTTCCAGCTTGAAAGTTCCGGCATGAAGGAATTGATCTCCCGGCTGAAACCGGCCAGCTTTTCAGACATTGTGGCGCTTGTGGCCCTTTACCGGCCCGGCCCTTTGGATTCGGGCATGGCAGATCACTATGTGGAGCGCAAACATGGCCGGGAGCCTGTGGAATATCTGTTTTCCGAACTTGAGCCTGTACTTGAAGAGACCTACGGGGTAATCCTGTACCAGGAGCAAGTCATGAAAATTGCCGGGGTCCTTGCCAATTACAGCATGGCCCAGGCAGACGGGCTTCGAAAAGCCATGGGTAAAAAGATTGCGGCCATGATGGAGGAGCACCGGGCCCTTTTTATGAAGGGCGCCCAGGAAAACGGCCATGATCCCAAAAAAGCTGAAGAACTTTTTGACCTGATGGAAAAATTCGGCGGCTACGGCTTCAATAAGTCCCATTCCGCCGCCTATGCCCTGATTGCGTTTCAAACCGCTTTTCTTAAAGCCCATTTCCCCGTTGAATTCATCGCAGCCTTGATGACGTCCGAACGCAGTAACTCCGATGCGGTGCTTAAATACATGGATGAATGCAAAGGCCATAACATCAAGGTATTGCCCCCGGACGTCAACCAGAGCGATGCCTTTTTCAATGTGGATAATAATTGTATCCGTTTTGGTCTGGCTGCCGTTAAAGGTGTGGGAGAGGCTGCCATTGAATCTATTGTTCAGAATCGTGAAAAGGAAGGGGCGTATACCAGTCTTTATAATTTTTGCGAACGGGTAAATTTGAGCAAGGCCAATAAAAAAGTGCTTGAGGCCCTGATTAAATGCGGGGCTTTGGATACCACCGGAGATAAACGCGCCCAGATGATGGCCGTACTTGAAGATGCCCTGGATCATGGCGCCAGAATCCAGAAGGAAAAAGCAGATGCCCAGCTGGATCTGTTTGCCGATTCAGGTGTGGGCATTTGCCTGCCTTCCAGTATTCCAAGAATGCCTGATATGGACGAGTGGGAGGGCAAGGTTTTGCTGGAACTGGAAAAAGAAGCTCTGGGGTTTTATATCACAGGCCATCCCATGGATGATTATGCGGATATCATACGCAAATTTGCCAGTGTCAACACGGTCAGTCTCCAAGATGTGAAAGATGAAAAGATGGTTCGCATTGCCGGGGATCTGAAGGTGCAGAAAATTCACAAGACCAAAAAAGGGGACTTGATGGCTTTTTGCAACATTGAGGACCAGTATTCAACCGTGGAACTGGTGGTGTTTCCAAATTTGTATGCCAGGACCCATACGTTTTTGTCCCAGGAGCAGGTTGTTATTGTTGAGGCGGAAGTTCAAAAGAGGGAGAATACGGTCAAACTGATAGGCGAAGCCATTGTGCCTGTAACCCAGGCTGAAACCCTTTGGGCTGCCGGTATTGTCATGCAGTTGGATGCGCAGCACCATGAAACCAATGTGCTTGATCAACTCAAACCTGTGATCGAGCGCTATCCCGGCAATTGTGTCTCTTTGTTGAATATTCACATTGATTCCGAACATCCCGATGTGATGGTTAAGTTATCGGATGAATACAAGTCCGATGCCTGTCCCGGCTTTTTCAAAGAGATTGAGACCATTCTTGGGGCCGGCACCATCGAAACCAGATGCGCCCCGGTCAAAGACAAGGTGAAAAAGAAAAAACGCTGGCCCCGAAAACAGCTCACCTGA
- the sppA gene encoding signal peptide peptidase SppA: MFARRHPFLFFLCVICACFTLGLAAVSGIAVLGAFAVNSKISGAIASSRGNIGVVEVTGPILSSKKIVEDLKGFMDDDAIKAIILRVDSPGGGIGPSQEIYRELMKTRDAKTVIASMGSVAASGGYYIACATQGIVANAGTITGSIGVIMEYANIEQIAKKIGISPVVIKSGEYKDMGSPMRELKDSEKQLFQNLVDELHAQFVSDAAHARNMETDVMAKLADGRVYTGQTAMKLKLVDRIGNMDDAVQWAGQMAGIEGELTLVYPKDDKITLFRKLTETLFQDVNLGSKLSEQFRYVFN; the protein is encoded by the coding sequence ATGTTTGCAAGACGTCATCCTTTTTTGTTTTTTCTTTGTGTTATCTGTGCCTGCTTCACCTTGGGCCTGGCAGCCGTTTCCGGTATTGCCGTACTCGGTGCATTTGCCGTAAACAGCAAAATCAGCGGTGCCATAGCCTCTTCACGGGGGAATATCGGCGTGGTTGAAGTGACAGGGCCTATTCTATCTTCAAAAAAAATTGTCGAAGATCTTAAAGGATTCATGGATGATGACGCCATTAAGGCGATTATTTTAAGGGTTGATAGTCCCGGCGGCGGAATCGGGCCTTCCCAGGAAATATACCGGGAACTGATGAAGACCCGCGATGCAAAAACCGTGATTGCCTCCATGGGTTCTGTTGCAGCCTCCGGGGGGTATTACATCGCATGTGCAACCCAGGGTATTGTTGCAAATGCCGGCACCATCACGGGGTCCATCGGTGTGATCATGGAGTATGCTAATATTGAGCAGATTGCTAAAAAAATCGGGATCTCCCCAGTGGTAATAAAAAGTGGTGAATATAAAGACATGGGGTCTCCCATGAGAGAGCTGAAAGACAGTGAAAAACAGCTGTTTCAAAATCTTGTGGATGAACTGCACGCCCAGTTTGTGTCCGATGCCGCTCATGCCAGGAATATGGAGACTGATGTCATGGCCAAACTTGCTGACGGCAGGGTTTATACCGGGCAGACCGCCATGAAACTCAAGCTTGTTGATCGTATCGGCAACATGGATGATGCCGTGCAGTGGGCTGGACAGATGGCCGGCATCGAAGGAGAATTGACTCTGGTTTATCCTAAAGATGATAAAATAACGTTGTTTAGGAAATTGACCGAAACCCTGTTTCAGGATGTTAACCTGGGTAGCAAGCTGTCAGAACAGTTCAGGTATGTTTTCAACTAG
- a CDS encoding BON domain-containing protein encodes MALILSVFALFSAPGCASQKKNTGSPVYYQSVTEQSARSTATFVSDTVLMARVKSKFMADDMVDDTNIHVKVRHGVVYLDGWVSDTYQRRMARDLVRSIDGVTRVVSRLQMTNPGTVFINPDTR; translated from the coding sequence ATGGCCCTTATTCTATCGGTATTTGCGTTATTCTCAGCACCGGGTTGTGCTTCCCAGAAGAAAAATACCGGGTCCCCGGTGTACTATCAATCCGTTACGGAACAAAGCGCCCGCTCAACTGCAACTTTTGTCAGTGACACCGTTCTCATGGCCCGGGTAAAATCAAAATTCATGGCCGATGACATGGTGGATGACACAAACATCCACGTAAAAGTCCGCCATGGGGTGGTCTATCTGGATGGCTGGGTATCTGATACATACCAACGCCGCATGGCCCGGGATCTGGTCAGAAGTATTGACGGGGTGACCCGGGTGGTAAGCCGCCTTCAGATGACCAACCCGGGCACTGTATTTATCAATCCTGATACTCGATGA
- a CDS encoding L-threonylcarbamoyladenylate synthase, with amino-acid sequence MLYNVNPQTPQVRIISMAVACLKKGGIIAYPTDTFYGIGCDIMNKKAIEKIYQIKQRNKTKPFSFICPDLKNISTYAKVSNIAYRHMKRLLPGPYTFVLPGSKMVPKIMLTKRKTAGIRVPANQIAISLAQELGNPIISTSATDPDGEVFEDASLLHDYFDARLDMVLDGGPVPNSPSSVISLVEDEPEVIRHGAGKVDIFE; translated from the coding sequence ATGTTATATAATGTCAATCCCCAGACACCCCAGGTTCGAATCATATCCATGGCTGTAGCATGTCTCAAAAAAGGCGGCATTATTGCCTATCCCACAGATACATTTTATGGTATCGGTTGTGATATTATGAACAAAAAGGCCATCGAAAAAATATACCAGATCAAACAACGAAATAAAACCAAGCCGTTCAGCTTTATCTGTCCGGACCTGAAAAATATTTCCACGTATGCCAAGGTATCTAATATAGCTTACCGCCATATGAAACGTTTGCTGCCGGGTCCTTATACGTTTGTTCTACCCGGATCTAAAATGGTGCCCAAGATTATGTTGACCAAAAGAAAAACCGCAGGCATCAGAGTCCCTGCCAATCAAATCGCCATAAGCCTTGCCCAGGAACTGGGAAACCCCATTATTTCAACCTCGGCCACAGACCCTGACGGCGAAGTGTTTGAAGATGCATCCCTGCTCCATGATTATTTCGATGCAAGGCTGGATATGGTCCTGGACGGAGGTCCTGTGCCCAACAGTCCCTCTTCCGTAATCTCCCTGGTTGAGGACGAGCCAGAGGTGATCAGGCATGGTGCAGGCAAGGTTGATATTTTTGAGTAG
- a CDS encoding ATP-dependent 6-phosphofructokinase: MGKKIGVVTGGGDCPGLNAVIRAIVKAGDIQGFTTIGIRGGFDGLLTPVQAEPLTVRDMDGLLIRGGTILGTANSGRFSSKTGQGETRKISEDLMTQVRQTIEALGLNALVVIGGDGTLTTALQMHESGLPVIGVPKTIDNDLDATQQTFGFDTAVACAVDALDRLHSTAQSHNRVMVLEVMGRYAGWIAAYAGLAGGADIILIPEIKFNMPAIEKKIRAREATGKLFTIVIVAEGAKLDDTMVVSDDAKADREVRLGGIGSAIAKKIEENTGKESRCVVLGHLQRGGQPTHWDRQLCTRFGVQAVHMAASGNFGKMVALKPNGMMGSVHLKDAVNKIRSVDPDGELILTARTLGICFGD, from the coding sequence ATGGGAAAAAAAATTGGTGTGGTAACAGGAGGAGGAGATTGTCCCGGACTCAATGCAGTAATCCGGGCCATTGTAAAAGCCGGTGACATACAAGGATTTACAACCATAGGCATTCGGGGCGGGTTTGACGGGCTCTTAACACCGGTTCAGGCTGAACCGCTCACTGTCCGGGATATGGACGGGCTTCTTATTCGTGGCGGCACTATTCTGGGCACGGCAAATTCCGGCAGATTTTCATCGAAAACCGGCCAGGGTGAAACACGAAAAATATCAGAGGATCTTATGACCCAGGTGCGGCAAACGATAGAAGCGTTAGGCCTGAACGCACTTGTGGTTATCGGCGGGGACGGTACCTTGACCACAGCCCTGCAGATGCATGAATCAGGGTTACCTGTCATCGGTGTGCCCAAGACCATTGACAATGACTTAGATGCCACCCAGCAGACCTTTGGATTTGATACGGCCGTGGCCTGTGCCGTGGATGCCCTTGACCGGCTGCATTCAACAGCCCAGAGCCATAACCGGGTCATGGTACTTGAGGTTATGGGCCGGTATGCCGGCTGGATTGCCGCCTATGCCGGACTTGCCGGGGGTGCGGATATTATTCTGATTCCTGAAATAAAATTTAACATGCCGGCCATTGAAAAAAAAATCAGGGCCCGGGAAGCCACAGGCAAATTATTCACTATTGTTATTGTGGCTGAAGGCGCAAAACTTGACGACACCATGGTGGTGTCCGACGATGCTAAAGCCGACAGAGAAGTCCGTCTTGGCGGCATTGGTTCCGCAATTGCCAAAAAAATTGAGGAAAATACCGGCAAAGAGAGCCGGTGCGTGGTCCTTGGCCATCTCCAGCGCGGGGGGCAGCCAACCCACTGGGACAGACAGTTATGCACCCGGTTCGGCGTTCAGGCGGTGCATATGGCAGCAAGCGGAAATTTCGGCAAAATGGTGGCACTTAAGCCCAACGGAATGATGGGAAGTGTGCATTTAAAAGATGCCGTAAACAAAATACGCAGCGTTGATCCTGATGGGGAGTTGATCCTGACGGCCAGAACGCTTGGCATCTGCTTTGGTGATTAA
- the guaB gene encoding IMP dehydrogenase has translation MSNILPEQGLSFDDVLLLPDYSAILPDEVTTRTRLTKELELNIPIVSAAMDTVTEADTAISMARAGGLGFIHRNLSIAEQVVEVDRVKKSESGMIVDPVTVHPDATISDVLGIMAKYRISGIPVVEGDKLVGIVTNRDLRFETQLDKPAREVMTSENLVTVPEKCTLEESKIMLHKHRIEKLLVVDPQGKLKGLITIKDIEKIRKYPNSCKDSLGRLRAGAAIGVGADMMERVQALLGAGADALVIDTSHGHSKNVITAIQRIKAAFPTCQLIAGNVAMEAGAKALIDAGVDAVKIGIGPGSICTTRIVAGVGVPQLTAVMNCADISKKTGVPLIADGGIKYSGDVSKALGAGAHSVMLGSMLAGTKESPGEIVIYQGRSYKAYRGMGSVEAMKKGSSDRYYQKDTGENEELVPEGIVGRIPYRGTIRENIVQMIGGLKAGMGYLGAATIEELHQKATFVRITAAGLKESHVHDVAITKEAPNYRVESN, from the coding sequence ATGTCCAATATATTACCAGAGCAGGGGCTCTCTTTTGATGATGTGCTCCTGCTTCCCGATTATTCAGCCATCCTGCCTGACGAAGTGACCACACGCACCCGGCTGACCAAGGAACTTGAACTCAATATTCCCATTGTCAGTGCGGCCATGGATACGGTGACCGAAGCAGATACCGCCATCAGCATGGCCCGGGCCGGCGGTTTGGGGTTTATCCACAGAAACTTGAGCATTGCCGAGCAAGTGGTTGAAGTGGACCGGGTTAAAAAAAGCGAAAGCGGTATGATTGTTGACCCTGTGACTGTCCATCCCGATGCCACCATCTCCGATGTGCTGGGCATTATGGCCAAATACCGGATTTCAGGTATCCCGGTTGTGGAAGGCGATAAGCTGGTTGGTATCGTGACCAACAGGGATCTTCGTTTTGAGACCCAGCTGGATAAACCGGCCAGGGAGGTTATGACCAGTGAAAATCTGGTGACCGTGCCTGAAAAATGCACCCTGGAAGAATCCAAAATCATGCTCCATAAACACAGGATTGAAAAACTTCTGGTGGTGGATCCCCAGGGAAAACTCAAAGGACTGATCACCATCAAGGATATTGAGAAGATAAGAAAATATCCCAATTCCTGCAAGGATTCCCTGGGACGCCTGAGAGCCGGTGCCGCCATTGGTGTGGGTGCCGATATGATGGAACGTGTGCAAGCGCTCCTGGGTGCCGGGGCCGATGCCCTGGTTATCGATACCTCCCATGGTCATTCAAAGAATGTAATCACTGCGATTCAGCGTATTAAGGCGGCATTTCCTACCTGCCAGCTTATTGCCGGCAATGTGGCCATGGAGGCCGGGGCAAAGGCGTTGATCGATGCAGGTGTTGATGCCGTTAAAATCGGTATAGGTCCGGGCTCCATATGCACCACCCGTATTGTTGCAGGTGTTGGCGTGCCCCAGCTTACCGCTGTGATGAACTGTGCCGATATCTCAAAGAAAACCGGTGTGCCCCTGATTGCCGACGGCGGGATCAAGTATTCCGGAGACGTCTCCAAAGCCCTGGGGGCCGGTGCCCATTCCGTTATGCTGGGCAGCATGCTGGCCGGCACCAAAGAGAGCCCCGGCGAAATCGTTATTTACCAGGGCCGTTCATATAAAGCCTACCGTGGCATGGGGTCTGTGGAAGCCATGAAAAAGGGCAGTTCCGACAGATATTATCAGAAGGATACCGGTGAAAATGAAGAGCTGGTTCCCGAAGGTATTGTGGGCCGGATTCCCTATCGGGGAACCATCCGTGAGAATATTGTCCAGATGATCGGCGGGCTCAAAGCCGGCATGGGATATCTTGGGGCGGCGACCATTGAGGAATTGCATCAAAAGGCAACATTTGTCCGGATCACTGCGGCCGGATTAAAGGAAAGTCATGTCCATGACGTTGCCATCACCAAGGAAGCACCTAATTATAGAGTAGAAAGCAATTAA